In Blautia wexlerae DSM 19850, a single window of DNA contains:
- a CDS encoding carbohydrate ABC transporter permease encodes MTNREKRENRWGILFSLPCILGFLIFALLPMAVSLGLSFTNFNFTTGGQFIGISNYKNLFSGSDPYFYKSLLVTVIYVALSVPTAIIFSFFIAMLLNTNVKGKGFFRTIFYLPTVVPIVAMAAIWMWIFNPDMGLANNILKAMHLPVSTWLSGESSVIPTLVFINLWTTGSTMVIFLAGMQDVPRQLLEAVEIDGGGFWAKLLHVTIPMMTPTIFYNVVMGIINGFQIFTQSYVMTQGGPNNSSLFYVYYLYREAFEFGRMGNACAVAWVLFLIIMVLTAVIFKFSNRWVYYGGE; translated from the coding sequence ATGACAAATCGCGAGAAAAGAGAAAATCGTTGGGGAATTTTATTCAGTCTTCCCTGTATTCTGGGATTTTTGATTTTTGCATTGCTTCCGATGGCAGTCAGTCTGGGATTGAGTTTTACAAATTTTAATTTTACAACAGGCGGACAGTTTATAGGAATCAGCAACTATAAAAATCTGTTCAGTGGAAGTGATCCGTATTTTTATAAATCATTACTTGTAACAGTAATTTATGTTGCGCTTTCTGTACCGACAGCTATCATATTTTCTTTTTTTATAGCAATGCTGTTAAATACAAATGTAAAAGGAAAAGGATTTTTCAGAACAATCTTTTATCTTCCGACTGTAGTTCCGATCGTAGCAATGGCAGCGATTTGGATGTGGATTTTCAATCCGGACATGGGATTGGCAAACAATATTTTAAAGGCAATGCATTTACCGGTAAGTACATGGCTTTCAGGTGAAAGTTCAGTTATTCCCACACTGGTTTTTATTAATCTGTGGACTACCGGATCAACAATGGTAATTTTCCTTGCCGGAATGCAGGATGTACCAAGACAGCTTCTGGAAGCAGTTGAGATTGATGGAGGCGGATTCTGGGCAAAGCTGCTTCATGTTACGATTCCTATGATGACTCCTACAATTTTTTATAATGTGGTAATGGGAATCATCAATGGATTCCAGATATTTACCCAGTCTTATGTTATGACACAGGGTGGACCAAACAATTCCAGTTTGTTCTATGTATACTATCTGTACAGAGAAGCATTTGAGTTTGGAAGAATGGGAAATGCCTGTGCAGTTGCCTGGGTATTGTTCCTGATCATTATGGTACTGACTGCAGTCATATTTAAGTTTTCCAACCGTTGGGTTTATTATGGAGGAGAATGA
- the thiE gene encoding thiamine phosphate synthase — MKFDKEKMRLYAITDRHWLNGRNLKEVVKESLDGGVTFLQLRDKNSDDETFLQEAAELQELCRDYKVPLIINDNVEIALKMNADGVHVGQSDMEAGAVREKLGPDKILGVSARTVEQALLAQERGADYLGVGAVFATGSKADAAELPHETLKAICEVVSIPVVAIGGITAENISQLKGTGICGVAVISAIYAQNNIKEAAEELKEAVDKIV; from the coding sequence ATGAAATTCGATAAAGAGAAAATGCGCTTATACGCAATAACGGACCGTCACTGGCTTAATGGGCGGAACCTTAAGGAAGTGGTAAAGGAGAGTCTGGATGGAGGCGTAACCTTTCTGCAGCTCAGAGATAAAAATTCAGATGATGAAACTTTCCTGCAGGAAGCAGCTGAACTTCAGGAATTATGCAGAGATTATAAGGTACCTCTGATCATAAATGACAATGTGGAAATTGCTTTGAAGATGAATGCAGATGGTGTTCATGTAGGGCAGAGTGATATGGAAGCAGGTGCTGTGCGTGAGAAACTTGGACCGGATAAAATCCTGGGAGTTTCGGCACGAACGGTAGAGCAGGCATTGCTTGCACAGGAGCGTGGTGCAGATTATCTGGGGGTGGGTGCAGTATTTGCAACCGGTTCAAAAGCAGATGCGGCAGAACTTCCCCATGAAACACTGAAGGCAATCTGTGAAGTGGTATCTATCCCTGTGGTGGCAATCGGGGGGATCACAGCAGAAAATATATCTCAGCTAAAGGGAACAGGGATTTGCGGTGTGGCAGTGATCAGTGCCATTTATGCTCAAAATAACATTAAAGAAGCAGCAGAAGAACTGAAAGAGGCAGTAGATAAGATTGTATGA
- a CDS encoding 4Fe-4S dicluster domain-containing protein: MDQLQDKRRSNCTVHQEEWLAGKHGRKSANECVKCGKCEEVCPQHIKIRDELEKIAAELLG; encoded by the coding sequence ATGGATCAACTGCAAGACAAGAGAAGAAGCAACTGCACAGTTCACCAGGAAGAATGGCTGGCAGGCAAACATGGCAGGAAATCTGCCAATGAATGTGTGAAATGTGGTAAGTGCGAAGAAGTATGTCCGCAGCACATTAAGATCAGAGATGAGCTGGAGAAAATTGCAGCAGAACTTTTGGGGTAA
- a CDS encoding ABC transporter substrate-binding protein has translation MKRRGMALGLAALMTCTALFTTTAKAENKGSDEKETIKFTYWGSGDEKKAIEESVDKFMEANPNIEVDLMHIPSEDFLTKLNAMIAAGEAPDVSYSASWKCQMGEDGLIYNFYDLLDDMGLSKDDYLSTCWWNWSPTESAGPVQANVTTNLMYNVDCFEEAGVDLPPTKVEEAWSWDEFVEMAQKLTLDTEGRNAADPDFDANNIKQYGVMFGTDWNVYMPFILSAGGGYLDESMDGLGLNDEKSAQILQNFADLINVYHVSPTAVQKNAMPSAATALAAKQTAMYIDGSWNHLDLMNSGCNWGVGVLPIDENYTTFFDGGSLIIFKSTKHLEASEKLYLWLTNPESSERITELYRTLWMPVQTEYYTDPDKIDFWASEELPARPEGFQDAIVKATYDHAVVATEINVKNFNEINTLVGSALEQVWSGKKTAEEAMTEVKSQTDSLVEGTYSGERS, from the coding sequence ATGAAGAGAAGAGGAATGGCTTTAGGTCTGGCGGCATTAATGACCTGTACTGCTTTATTTACCACAACTGCGAAGGCAGAAAACAAGGGTAGTGACGAGAAAGAAACTATAAAATTCACTTACTGGGGAAGCGGAGACGAAAAAAAGGCTATTGAGGAATCTGTAGATAAATTCATGGAAGCAAACCCCAATATTGAAGTGGATCTGATGCATATTCCATCTGAGGATTTCCTGACAAAATTGAATGCTATGATTGCAGCCGGCGAAGCACCGGATGTAAGTTATTCAGCTTCATGGAAATGTCAGATGGGTGAGGATGGCCTGATTTATAATTTCTATGATCTTCTGGATGATATGGGACTTAGTAAAGATGATTATCTGTCTACCTGTTGGTGGAACTGGAGTCCTACAGAATCAGCAGGACCTGTTCAGGCCAATGTTACAACAAATCTGATGTACAATGTAGACTGCTTCGAAGAGGCAGGGGTAGATCTGCCGCCGACTAAGGTAGAGGAAGCCTGGTCATGGGATGAATTTGTAGAGATGGCACAAAAACTGACGCTGGATACAGAAGGAAGAAATGCAGCTGATCCGGATTTTGATGCAAATAATATTAAACAGTACGGTGTAATGTTTGGAACAGACTGGAATGTATATATGCCGTTTATTCTATCAGCAGGCGGCGGTTACTTAGATGAGAGTATGGACGGACTTGGATTAAATGATGAGAAGTCAGCTCAGATTTTACAGAATTTTGCAGATCTGATCAATGTGTACCATGTATCTCCTACAGCAGTACAGAAGAATGCAATGCCAAGTGCAGCAACAGCACTGGCTGCAAAACAGACAGCAATGTACATTGACGGAAGCTGGAACCATCTGGATCTTATGAATTCAGGATGCAACTGGGGCGTAGGTGTTCTCCCAATTGATGAAAACTATACTACTTTCTTTGATGGTGGTTCTTTGATTATATTCAAGAGTACAAAGCATCTGGAGGCTTCCGAAAAACTTTATCTGTGGCTTACAAATCCAGAAAGTTCAGAAAGAATCACAGAATTATACAGAACTTTATGGATGCCTGTACAGACAGAATATTATACTGATCCGGATAAGATTGATTTCTGGGCATCTGAAGAATTGCCTGCAAGACCAGAGGGCTTTCAGGACGCTATTGTAAAGGCAACTTATGATCATGCAGTAGTGGCAACCGAAATTAACGTAAAGAATTTTAATGAGATTAATACATTAGTGGGCTCTGCACTGGAACAGGTGTGGTCTGGAAAGAAAACGGCAGAAGAAGCAATGACAGAAGTAAAAAGCCAGACGGATTCTTTGGTAGAAGGAACCTATTCAGGAGAACGTTCTTAA
- the thiD gene encoding bifunctional hydroxymethylpyrimidine kinase/phosphomethylpyrimidine kinase, which produces MRTALTIAGSDSSGGAGIQADIKTMITNGVYAMSAITALTAQNTTGVQAILNVTPEFLGQELDSVFQDIYPDAVKIGMVSDKDLIHVIAEKLKQYKAENIVVDPVMVATSGAKLISDDAVEILKQELFPLADVLTPNIPEAEVLVEMSVTNAEEMIEAAGKISETYHCAVLCKGGHSINDANDLLYYDGKYCWFEGKRIDNPNTHGTGCTLSSAIASNLAKGYDLQTAVKRSKQYISGALAAMLDLGKGSGPMDHGFAIRNEYVKESEK; this is translated from the coding sequence ATGAGAACTGCACTGACGATCGCAGGAAGTGATTCCAGCGGAGGCGCCGGAATCCAGGCAGATATTAAGACAATGATCACAAATGGTGTATATGCAATGAGTGCCATTACCGCATTAACTGCACAGAATACAACCGGTGTACAGGCAATATTAAATGTAACACCGGAATTTCTGGGGCAGGAATTGGATTCTGTTTTTCAGGATATTTATCCGGATGCGGTAAAAATCGGAATGGTATCAGATAAAGATCTGATTCATGTAATAGCAGAGAAACTGAAACAATATAAAGCGGAAAACATTGTTGTGGATCCTGTTATGGTTGCAACAAGCGGTGCCAAGCTGATCAGTGATGATGCAGTGGAGATATTGAAGCAGGAACTGTTTCCACTGGCTGATGTGCTTACTCCGAATATTCCGGAGGCAGAGGTTCTGGTTGAAATGTCAGTGACCAATGCAGAGGAAATGATAGAGGCTGCCGGAAAGATTTCTGAGACATACCATTGTGCAGTACTTTGCAAAGGCGGACACAGCATTAATGATGCAAATGATCTGCTTTACTATGATGGAAAATATTGCTGGTTTGAAGGAAAGCGTATCGATAATCCAAACACACATGGAACAGGCTGTACGTTGAGCAGTGCCATTGCTTCCAATCTTGCAAAGGGATATGACCTGCAGACTGCTGTAAAACGTTCTAAACAGTATATTTCAGGAGCACTGGCGGCAATGCTTGACCTGGGAAAGGGAAGTGGCCCTATGGATCATGGATTTGCAATCCGAAATGAATATGTGAAAGAAAGTGAAAAGTGA
- a CDS encoding carbohydrate ABC transporter permease, which translates to MKNTKKIISKILIYFALILGVLFCLVPLYWMIRSSLMNTVEVFMMPPRWIPSKFMWENYQEVFDTLPFGKYFLNSFIVTGGCVVGTMLTSSICAYGLARIKWRGRNVVFACIISSMMLPVAVTLIPTFLMWRTIGITDSFIPLIVPAWFGGGAFYIFLLRQFYLGIPKDFDEAAYLDGASHIQIFTKIILPITKPALAVVGMFAFLNSWNDFLSPLVYLNSEKKYTVALGLQLFTGSYRGEWNLMMAAACLVLAPVVIVFAIGQKYLVEGVTMSGVKG; encoded by the coding sequence ATGAAGAATACAAAGAAAATTATTTCAAAAATTCTAATATACTTTGCGCTGATTTTAGGTGTTTTGTTTTGTCTGGTTCCTTTGTACTGGATGATCAGAAGTTCACTGATGAACACAGTGGAAGTGTTTATGATGCCGCCTCGCTGGATTCCTTCTAAATTTATGTGGGAAAACTATCAGGAAGTTTTTGATACACTTCCCTTTGGAAAATATTTCCTGAATTCATTTATTGTAACCGGAGGATGTGTAGTGGGAACAATGCTTACCAGTTCCATCTGTGCATATGGATTGGCAAGAATTAAATGGAGAGGCAGAAATGTGGTATTTGCCTGCATTATCAGCAGTATGATGCTTCCAGTTGCGGTTACTTTGATTCCTACATTTCTGATGTGGAGAACTATTGGAATAACAGACAGCTTTATTCCACTGATTGTTCCGGCATGGTTTGGAGGCGGTGCATTTTACATATTCCTGCTTCGTCAGTTTTATCTGGGAATCCCGAAGGATTTTGATGAGGCAGCATATCTGGACGGTGCTTCCCATATTCAGATTTTTACAAAAATTATCCTGCCAATTACAAAACCGGCCCTGGCTGTTGTAGGTATGTTTGCGTTTTTAAATTCCTGGAACGATTTCCTGAGTCCGCTTGTATATTTAAATTCTGAGAAAAAATATACAGTTGCACTGGGACTTCAGTTGTTTACTGGTTCTTACAGAGGTGAATGGAATTTAATGATGGCAGCAGCCTGCCTGGTGCTTGCACCTGTTGTGATTGTATTTGCCATTGGTCAGAAGTATCTTGTTGAGGGTGTAACAATGTCTGGTGTGAAAGGCTAA
- a CDS encoding ABC transporter permease: MSFLDLLKIEFMKVKRSKIVPLIFIAPLLVVVSGVANLSNYFTPEYTNAWPAMFIQSALVYAYYLLPFSMIVVCVMIAGRETGNNGILKMLALPVSRCALSIAKFCVLTFYLFMEMVVFLVVFVIAGLIATQTMEVTETLPILYLLKWCLGLFLTMLPCIAAMWAITVLFEKPLLSVGLNLLLVIPGVLVANTPLWIAYPYCYSGYLVSCSLHDFTAETSDAAFSVFPFLPCAIVVFGLFFALAVTQFGKKEMR, from the coding sequence ATGAGTTTTTTGGATTTACTCAAAATCGAGTTTATGAAAGTAAAACGCTCCAAAATCGTACCCCTGATTTTCATTGCACCTTTATTGGTGGTGGTTTCCGGGGTTGCGAATTTGAGCAACTACTTTACACCGGAATACACCAATGCGTGGCCTGCCATGTTTATTCAAAGTGCGCTTGTTTACGCCTACTATCTGCTTCCATTCAGCATGATCGTGGTTTGCGTGATGATCGCAGGACGAGAAACAGGAAATAACGGGATTCTGAAAATGCTGGCGCTGCCAGTCAGCCGCTGCGCATTATCCATTGCCAAATTCTGTGTGCTTACCTTTTATCTGTTTATGGAGATGGTGGTGTTTCTTGTCGTATTTGTAATCGCTGGGTTGATTGCGACACAGACAATGGAAGTAACAGAAACCCTGCCGATCCTGTATCTTCTGAAATGGTGCTTGGGGCTGTTTCTGACTATGCTGCCGTGCATTGCGGCTATGTGGGCCATCACTGTGCTGTTTGAAAAGCCGCTTCTTTCTGTGGGATTAAATCTGCTGCTTGTGATTCCCGGTGTATTGGTTGCGAATACGCCGCTGTGGATCGCCTACCCGTACTGTTACAGCGGTTATCTCGTTTCCTGCTCTCTTCATGACTTTACAGCAGAAACTTCCGACGCCGCTTTTTCGGTGTTTCCGTTCCTGCCGTGCGCGATTGTAGTGTTTGGCCTGTTTTTCGCGCTGGCTGTCACCCAATTTGGGAAAAAAGAAATGAGGTAA
- a CDS encoding sodium-dependent transporter has translation MKKENNSAHNHNRGSFSGRIGYVLAVAGSAVGLGNIWRFPYLAAKYGGGIFLLIYILLTASFGYVLIMSETALGRMTRKSPVGAFEHFGKTKSFKIGGWLNAVIPMLIVPYYSTIGGWVIKYLVEYFKGNVQAVAEDGYFGNFISDSWQVELWFLVFAALVFIIILGGVQNGVERMSKIMMPVLVVLAVVVTIYSVTRPGAVEGVKYFLIPNVKNFSWMTVVAAMGQMFYSLSIAMGILYTYGSYVRKDMDIERSTTQVEVFDTGIAILAGLMIIPAVFSFSGGNPETLQAGPSLMFITLPKVFASMGFGTATGIVFFILVLLAALTSAVSLMETSVSTFMDELHWSRKKCCGLMVVIMIVLGTASSMGYGLLDFIRIFGMNFLDFFDFITNSVMMPLAALATCILILRVVGIDGMVKEIEQSSPFRRKKLYRVFIKYFATICLIIILLSSIANVLGIISM, from the coding sequence ATGAAAAAAGAAAACAATTCTGCACATAACCATAACAGAGGAAGCTTTTCCGGAAGGATTGGTTATGTGCTGGCAGTTGCAGGTTCTGCAGTAGGACTGGGAAATATCTGGAGATTTCCATATCTTGCAGCGAAATATGGAGGCGGAATTTTCCTGCTGATCTATATTCTTCTGACAGCGTCATTTGGTTATGTACTGATCATGTCAGAAACAGCCCTTGGACGAATGACCAGAAAGAGTCCGGTAGGTGCATTTGAGCATTTTGGAAAAACGAAATCATTCAAAATCGGCGGATGGTTAAATGCAGTGATTCCAATGCTGATCGTTCCTTATTACAGTACGATTGGCGGATGGGTAATTAAGTATCTTGTGGAATATTTCAAAGGAAATGTCCAGGCAGTAGCGGAAGACGGATATTTTGGAAACTTTATTTCCGATTCCTGGCAGGTGGAACTCTGGTTTCTGGTATTTGCGGCGCTTGTATTCATCATCATTCTCGGTGGTGTACAGAACGGTGTAGAGAGAATGTCAAAGATCATGATGCCGGTTCTGGTAGTTCTGGCAGTCGTAGTTACAATCTATTCTGTCACACGTCCGGGTGCTGTTGAAGGTGTGAAATATTTCCTGATTCCGAATGTGAAAAATTTCTCCTGGATGACAGTAGTAGCAGCGATGGGACAGATGTTTTATTCTTTGTCCATTGCAATGGGAATCCTGTATACTTACGGTTCCTATGTCCGTAAAGATATGGATATTGAGAGATCTACCACACAGGTTGAGGTTTTCGATACAGGTATCGCAATCCTTGCAGGTCTGATGATCATCCCGGCGGTATTTTCATTCTCCGGTGGAAATCCTGAAACACTTCAGGCAGGACCATCTCTGATGTTTATCACATTGCCAAAAGTATTTGCAAGTATGGGATTTGGTACTGCAACAGGAATCGTATTCTTCATACTTGTATTACTTGCAGCCCTGACAAGTGCAGTTTCCCTGATGGAAACCAGTGTTTCCACATTCATGGACGAACTTCATTGGAGCCGTAAGAAATGCTGCGGTCTGATGGTCGTGATCATGATTGTACTTGGAACCGCATCTTCCATGGGATATGGACTTCTGGATTTCATTCGTATCTTTGGAATGAACTTCCTTGACTTCTTCGATTTTATAACAAACTCAGTAATGATGCCGCTGGCAGCACTTGCAACCTGTATTCTGATTCTTCGTGTTGTTGGTATTGATGGAATGGTAAAAGAAATTGAACAGTCTTCTCCATTCCGCAGAAAGAAACTGTACAGAGTATTTATCAAATACTTTGCAACGATTTGTCTGATTATTATTTTGCTGAGTTCTATTGCAAACGTTTTGGGAATTATCAGTATGTAA
- a CDS encoding response regulator transcription factor produces MYNILVVDDERIHREGLIMLLEKICPDDMLWEASNGQEAMEIMNNISCEIVISDIRMAEMDGLQLQKKVKTDYPETAFVIVSGYADFSYAREALQFHASDYLLKPVDAEELKRAIKKIKKSKNQDQVQKQKVDQMERRLKESAYGYMEWLLNQYIHHTRRKVWEPLSEMFPLRQEGYLMLIRINKQHLILNEEMKREIGYFIKKHLIDTSSITFQVNGTENLLAVLALSGSRIEQEQITQIEEFIQNILVLEKNRIYFAVSSLYSDMESCGNKAYEEAMAAMKYSFYEEERYLQAEKYLSDEKQEDSVGSEAILNSIKEGNLEKSEAIFEKITEVLSEHKSVQPDIFKRKIVFFFFRILRYMEPYLKAEHLSELNALDNCLIESQWYSELKKRSAELIKNIIAFREIADSQETDPLDESRRYIEEHYQDEISLEQIAALYHFNASYFSTLFKQRFGISFSEYLSDIRMEKAENLLKTSSDKVRKIALEVGYKDPNYFNRAFKKRHNMTPEEFRKRVG; encoded by the coding sequence ATGTACAATATATTAGTAGTAGATGATGAGCGAATTCACAGAGAAGGACTTATTATGCTTCTTGAAAAAATATGCCCGGACGATATGCTGTGGGAAGCATCAAATGGTCAGGAGGCAATGGAGATCATGAATAATATTTCCTGTGAGATTGTGATCAGCGATATACGTATGGCAGAAATGGACGGCTTACAGCTGCAAAAAAAAGTAAAAACAGATTATCCAGAAACTGCATTTGTGATTGTAAGCGGATATGCAGATTTTTCCTATGCAAGAGAGGCGTTACAGTTTCATGCAAGTGATTATCTGCTAAAGCCTGTAGATGCAGAAGAGTTAAAGCGTGCCATTAAGAAAATAAAGAAATCAAAAAATCAGGATCAGGTTCAAAAACAAAAAGTAGATCAGATGGAACGACGATTGAAGGAATCTGCATATGGATATATGGAGTGGCTTCTGAATCAGTATATCCACCATACACGACGTAAGGTATGGGAGCCCTTAAGTGAGATGTTTCCTCTGAGACAGGAAGGCTATCTGATGTTGATCCGGATCAATAAGCAGCATCTGATTCTTAATGAAGAGATGAAACGGGAGATAGGGTATTTTATAAAAAAACATCTGATAGATACATCGTCAATTACATTTCAGGTCAACGGAACAGAAAATCTGCTGGCTGTGTTGGCCTTGTCAGGATCAAGAATTGAACAGGAACAGATCACTCAGATAGAGGAGTTTATTCAAAATATCCTGGTACTTGAGAAAAACAGAATTTATTTTGCAGTCAGCTCTCTGTATTCGGATATGGAAAGCTGCGGAAACAAGGCATATGAAGAGGCTATGGCCGCGATGAAGTATTCTTTTTATGAAGAAGAAAGATATTTGCAGGCAGAGAAATATCTGTCTGATGAAAAGCAGGAGGATTCTGTAGGCAGTGAAGCAATTCTGAATTCTATAAAAGAAGGAAATCTGGAAAAAAGCGAAGCAATTTTTGAAAAAATAACAGAGGTTCTGTCAGAGCATAAAAGTGTTCAGCCGGATATTTTTAAAAGAAAAATCGTATTCTTTTTTTTCAGAATCTTACGTTATATGGAGCCCTATCTGAAAGCTGAACACTTGTCAGAATTAAATGCATTGGATAATTGTCTGATCGAAAGTCAGTGGTATTCTGAATTGAAAAAAAGGTCAGCGGAATTAATAAAAAATATAATCGCTTTCCGGGAAATAGCAGATTCACAGGAGACAGATCCTTTGGATGAAAGCAGGCGGTATATAGAGGAACATTACCAGGACGAGATCAGCCTGGAGCAGATTGCTGCATTGTATCATTTTAATGCTTCGTATTTCAGTACTTTATTTAAGCAGAGATTCGGAATTTCCTTTTCTGAATACCTGTCAGATATTCGTATGGAGAAAGCAGAGAATCTTTTGAAAACATCTTCTGATAAGGTAAGGAAGATTGCATTGGAAGTAGGGTATAAGGATCCCAATTATTTTAACAGGGCATTTAAGAAACGTCATAATATGACACCTGAAGAATTTCGCAAAAGAGTTGGGTGA
- a CDS encoding patatin-like phospholipase family protein translates to MEDNKKKGLGMVLEGGGMRGLYTAGVLDELMEQGIYADSTVGVSAGAIFGCNYKSRQIGRTLRYNTRFCKDKRYMGLKSWITTGDLYSKDFAYGEVPWKLDVFDTETFARSPMKFTVVCTDIETGKPCYQECRMGDRLDVEWMRASASLPLAARPVKLNGRMYLDGGISDPIPVNWMLSQGYEKNVVVCTRHPGYRKEHNKLMPLLRLKFREYPELVKLLDERHIQYNRMLDKIAYLEKEGRIHVIRPDRDISAKPVERDPAHLKEIYEVGRRVMKADMEKLKAYLAE, encoded by the coding sequence ATGGAAGACAACAAAAAGAAAGGCCTCGGAATGGTTCTGGAAGGTGGAGGTATGCGGGGACTGTATACAGCCGGAGTTCTGGATGAGCTGATGGAGCAGGGGATTTATGCAGATTCTACAGTTGGCGTTTCCGCCGGTGCAATTTTTGGATGTAATTATAAGTCCCGCCAGATTGGACGAACCCTTCGTTATAATACCAGATTCTGCAAGGATAAACGATATATGGGATTGAAAAGCTGGATCACTACCGGCGATCTTTACAGCAAAGATTTTGCATATGGGGAGGTGCCCTGGAAGCTGGATGTTTTTGACACAGAGACATTTGCCAGATCACCCATGAAGTTTACGGTTGTATGTACAGATATTGAAACAGGAAAACCCTGCTATCAGGAATGCAGAATGGGAGACAGGCTGGATGTGGAATGGATGCGCGCATCAGCTTCCCTGCCACTGGCCGCCAGACCGGTAAAGCTGAATGGAAGAATGTATCTGGACGGAGGCATCTCAGATCCGATACCTGTAAACTGGATGCTTTCACAGGGGTATGAGAAAAATGTGGTAGTGTGTACCCGTCATCCGGGATACAGAAAAGAACATAATAAGCTGATGCCACTGCTCAGACTGAAGTTCAGGGAGTATCCGGAGCTTGTAAAGCTTCTGGATGAACGTCATATTCAGTATAATCGTATGCTGGATAAAATCGCATATCTGGAAAAAGAGGGCAGGATCCATGTTATCCGCCCGGACAGAGACATCAGTGCAAAACCGGTTGAGCGTGATCCCGCCCATTTAAAGGAGATTTATGAGGTGGGACGGAGAGTGATGAAAGCTGATATGGAGAAACTGAAGGCGTATTTGGCAGAGTAA